GCCTTGGTGCAAAATTCGGGACATATGCTGAACTGTTCATATTCTTAACTAAAGTATCAACTACATCAAATATTTCAGAAGCTCTCGCGTTTGATCCATcatcaactccaaaactgataATTTCGTTCTTAATCTCAATCCAACTATACCCAGGATTCGTCTTAAAACTTTTATCCTTCATCAATTTTCGAATTCTCACTGTTTGATCCCTTCGCCCGGCAATGACATACAATTTTGATAACTGCACGTGAGTTGCAGCACAATTTGGTTCACATAAAAGACGCTTCTCAGCTGCATGAATCCCAATCGCAACATTCTCGTGAAGTCTGCATGAAGATAATAATGATCCCCATATAACTGCATTAGGAATTACTGGCATTTCC
Above is a genomic segment from Papaver somniferum cultivar HN1 chromosome 10, ASM357369v1, whole genome shotgun sequence containing:
- the LOC113316355 gene encoding pentatricopeptide repeat-containing protein At2g37320-like, whose translation is MQKLKIKPDRISFLGILSSCRHGGLVEISRHCFNLMFENGVKPDLDHYSCMIDSLGRAGLREEAKVLIEEMPVIPNAVIWGSLLSSCRLHENVAIGIHAAEKRLLCEPNCAATHVQLSKLYVIAGRRDQTVRIRKLMKDKSFKTNPGYSWIEIKNEIISFGVDDGSNARASEIFDVVDTLVKNMNSSAYVPNFAPRHLRA